In Rhinoraja longicauda isolate Sanriku21f chromosome 39, sRhiLon1.1, whole genome shotgun sequence, one DNA window encodes the following:
- the LOC144611172 gene encoding caveolin-2-like — MEEGYTQVELDDGVPGIEWGREGGREPSPPHGTPDPENRDPQGMNQHLTVDFGQMVAEPFSTHSFDRVWAWSHVSFEVCKLWGYRAVSLIFAVPASIAAGCLFACAACLHIWCLVPCARICLLSRPTWQTFCLSLTDTIVAPLCSSMAHCLRGADLTLARH; from the exons ATGGAGGAAGGTTACACTCAGGTGGAGCTGGACGATGGGGTTCCTGGCATTgaatgggggagagaagggggtcgCGAGCCCTCACCACCCCACGGCACTCCGGATCCGGAAAACCGGGACCCGCAGGGAATGAACCAGCACCTCACG GTGGACTTTGGGCAGATGGTCGCGGAGCCCTTCAGCACCCACAGCTTCGACAGGGTGTGGGCCTGGAGCCATGTGTCCTTCGAGGTGTGCAAGCTCTGGGGCTACCGCGCCGTCTCGCTGATCTTCGCCGTCCCGGCCTCCATCGCCGCAGGCTGCCTCTTCGcctgtgctgcctgcctgcacatCTG GTGCCTGGTGCCGTGCGCACGGATCTGCCTCCTGAGCCGGCCCACCTGGCAAACCTTCTGCCTCAGCCTGACGGACACCATAGTGGCCCCCCTCTGCTCCAGCATGGCCCACTGTCTCCGAGGAGCCGATCTGACGCTGGCCCGGCACTAG